The proteins below come from a single Balaenoptera acutorostrata chromosome 2, mBalAcu1.1, whole genome shotgun sequence genomic window:
- the DCAF15 gene encoding DDB1- and CUL4-associated factor 15 isoform X1 — MAPSSKSERNSGAGSGGGGPGGAGGKRATGRRREHVLKQLERVKISGQLSPRLFRKLPPRVCVSLKNIVDEDFLYAGHIFLGFSKCGRYVLSYTSSSGDDDFSFYIYHLYWWEFNVHSKLKLVRQVRLFQDEEIYSDLYLTVCEWPSDASKVIVFGFNTRSANGMLMNMMMMSDENHRDIYISTVAVPPPGRCAACRDASRAHPGDPSAQCLRHGFMLHTKYQVVYPFPTFQPAFQLKKDQVVLLNTSYSLVACAVSVHSAGDSSFCQILYDHTTYPPAPPSPPGPQSPEMPPVLPTLCPEAAPARPSGAPEHSPAIAKAKEFVADIFRRAKEAKGGTSEEVRPPPCPGPSSSRCRLPSEPLAPGGEAVPRDSPLAAEVPASEPGYVNYTKLYYVLGSGEGTEPEDELEDDKISLPFVVTDLRGRNLRPMREQTAVQGQYLTVEQLTLDFEYVINEVIRHDATWGHQFCSFSDYDIVILEVCPETNQVLINIGLLLLAFPSPTEEGQLRPKTYHTSLKVAWDLNTGIFVTVSVGDLTEVKGQTSGSVWSSYRKSCVDMVMKWLVPESSGRYVNRMTNEALHKGCSLKVLADSERYTWIVL, encoded by the exons ATCAGTGGGCAGCTCTCTCCTCGCCTCTTCCGGAAGCTGCCACCCAGGGTCTGCGTCTCTCTCAAGAACATCGTGGATGAAGACTTTCTCTACGCAGG ACACATCTTCCTGGGCTTTTCCAAGTGTGGCCGTTATGTTCTCTCCTACACCAGCAGCAGCGGGGACGACGACTTCTCTTTCTACATCTACCACTTGTACTGGTGGGAGTTCAACGTCCACAGCAAGCTCAAGCTG GTCCGGCAGGTACGGCTCTTCCAGGATGAGGAGATCTACAGTGACCTGTACCTGACCGTGTGCGAGTGGCCCAGTGACGCCTCCAAGGTCATTGTCTTCGGCTTCAA CACTCGCTCAGCCAACGGCATGCTCATGAACATGATGATGATGAGCGATGAGAACCACCGGGACATCTACATCAGCACCGTGGCTGTGCCGCCGCCAGGACGCTGCGCCGCCTGCCGGGACGCCAGCCGCGCCCACCCAG GTGACCCGAGCGCGCAGTGCCTGCGGCATGGCTTCATGCTGCACACCAAGTACCAGGTGGTCTACCCCTTCCCCACTTTCCAGCCCGCCTTCCAGCTCAAGAAGGACCAGGTGGTGCTGCTCAACACCAGCTACTCCCTGGTGGCCTGCGCCGTCTCGGTCCACTCGGCAG GTGATAGCAGCTTCTGCCAAATCCTGTACGACCACACCACCTAccccccggcccctcccagcccccctggGCCCCAGAGCCCAGAGATGCCCCCTgtcctccccaccctctgccccgaAGCGGCCCCAGCCCGGCCCTCTGGGGCCCCCGAGCACTCGCCTGCCATCGCCAAAGCCAAGGAGTTTGTGGCTGACATCTTCCGCAGGGCCAAAGAGGCCAAGGGTGGGACCTCGGAGGAAGTCCGGCCACCCCCTTGCCCGGGGCCCTCGAGCAGCCGCTGCCGCCTGCCCTCTGAGCCCCTAGCCCCAGGTGGGGAGGCGGTGCCCCGGGACAGCCCCCTTGCAGCAGAGGTGCCTGCCTCCGAGCCTGGATACGTCAACTACACCAAGCTGTATTATGTGTTGGGGTCCGGTGAGGGGACGGAGCCAGAGGATG AGTTGGAGGACGACAAGATCTCCCTGCCCTTCGTGGTGACTGATCTCCGCGGCCGCAACCTACGGCCCATGCGGGAGCAGACTGCCGTCCAG GGTCAGTACCTGACAGTGGAGCAGCTCACACTGGACTTCGAGTATGTCATCAACGAGGTCATCCGCCATGATGCCACTTGGGGTCACCAGTTCTGTTCCTTCAGCGACTACGATATTGTCATCCTGGAG gTCTGCCCAGAAACCAACCAGGTCCTCATTAACATTGGCCTGCTGCTCCTGGCATTCCCGTCCCCCACCGAGGAGGGCCAGCTCCG ACCAAAGACCTATCACACCAGCCTCAAGGTGGCATGGGACCTCAACACGGGCATCTTTGTGACAGTCAGCGTGGGTGACCTCACTGAGGTCAAAGGGCAGACCAG CGGCAGCGTCTGGAGTTCATACCGCAAGAGCTGCGTGGACATGGTCATGAAGTGGCTGGTGCCTGAGAGCAGCGGCCGTTACGTCAACAGGATGACCAATGAGGCGCTGCACAAAG GGTGCTCACTGAAGGTTCTGGCGGACAGTGAGCGATACACGTGGATTGTGCTGTGA
- the DCAF15 gene encoding DDB1- and CUL4-associated factor 15 isoform X2 — translation MAPSSKSERNSGAGSGGGGPGGAGGKRATGRRREHVLKQLERVKISGQLSPRLFRKLPPRVCVSLKNIVDEDFLYAGHIFLGFSKCGRYVLSYTSSSGDDDFSFYIYHLYWWEFNVHSKLKLVRQVRLFQDEEIYSDLYLTVCEWPSDASKVIVFGFNTRSANGMLMNMMMMSDENHRDIYISTVAVPPPGRCAACRDASRAHPGDPSAQCLRHGFMLHTKYQVVYPFPTFQPAFQLKKDQVVLLNTSYSLVACAVSVHSAGDSSFCQILYDHTTYPPAPPSPPGPQSPEMPPVLPTLCPEAAPARPSGAPEHSPAIAKAKEFVADIFRRAKEAKGGTSEEVRPPPCPGPSSSRCRLPSEPLAPGGEAVPRDSPLAAEVPASEPGYVNYTKLYYVLGSGEGTEPEDELEDDKISLPFVVTDLRGRNLRPMREQTAVQGQYLTVEQLTLDFEYVINEVIRHDATWGHQFCSFSDYDIVILEVCPETNQVLINIGLLLLAFPSPTEEGQLRGSVWSSYRKSCVDMVMKWLVPESSGRYVNRMTNEALHKGCSLKVLADSERYTWIVL, via the exons ATCAGTGGGCAGCTCTCTCCTCGCCTCTTCCGGAAGCTGCCACCCAGGGTCTGCGTCTCTCTCAAGAACATCGTGGATGAAGACTTTCTCTACGCAGG ACACATCTTCCTGGGCTTTTCCAAGTGTGGCCGTTATGTTCTCTCCTACACCAGCAGCAGCGGGGACGACGACTTCTCTTTCTACATCTACCACTTGTACTGGTGGGAGTTCAACGTCCACAGCAAGCTCAAGCTG GTCCGGCAGGTACGGCTCTTCCAGGATGAGGAGATCTACAGTGACCTGTACCTGACCGTGTGCGAGTGGCCCAGTGACGCCTCCAAGGTCATTGTCTTCGGCTTCAA CACTCGCTCAGCCAACGGCATGCTCATGAACATGATGATGATGAGCGATGAGAACCACCGGGACATCTACATCAGCACCGTGGCTGTGCCGCCGCCAGGACGCTGCGCCGCCTGCCGGGACGCCAGCCGCGCCCACCCAG GTGACCCGAGCGCGCAGTGCCTGCGGCATGGCTTCATGCTGCACACCAAGTACCAGGTGGTCTACCCCTTCCCCACTTTCCAGCCCGCCTTCCAGCTCAAGAAGGACCAGGTGGTGCTGCTCAACACCAGCTACTCCCTGGTGGCCTGCGCCGTCTCGGTCCACTCGGCAG GTGATAGCAGCTTCTGCCAAATCCTGTACGACCACACCACCTAccccccggcccctcccagcccccctggGCCCCAGAGCCCAGAGATGCCCCCTgtcctccccaccctctgccccgaAGCGGCCCCAGCCCGGCCCTCTGGGGCCCCCGAGCACTCGCCTGCCATCGCCAAAGCCAAGGAGTTTGTGGCTGACATCTTCCGCAGGGCCAAAGAGGCCAAGGGTGGGACCTCGGAGGAAGTCCGGCCACCCCCTTGCCCGGGGCCCTCGAGCAGCCGCTGCCGCCTGCCCTCTGAGCCCCTAGCCCCAGGTGGGGAGGCGGTGCCCCGGGACAGCCCCCTTGCAGCAGAGGTGCCTGCCTCCGAGCCTGGATACGTCAACTACACCAAGCTGTATTATGTGTTGGGGTCCGGTGAGGGGACGGAGCCAGAGGATG AGTTGGAGGACGACAAGATCTCCCTGCCCTTCGTGGTGACTGATCTCCGCGGCCGCAACCTACGGCCCATGCGGGAGCAGACTGCCGTCCAG GGTCAGTACCTGACAGTGGAGCAGCTCACACTGGACTTCGAGTATGTCATCAACGAGGTCATCCGCCATGATGCCACTTGGGGTCACCAGTTCTGTTCCTTCAGCGACTACGATATTGTCATCCTGGAG gTCTGCCCAGAAACCAACCAGGTCCTCATTAACATTGGCCTGCTGCTCCTGGCATTCCCGTCCCCCACCGAGGAGGGCCAGCTCCG CGGCAGCGTCTGGAGTTCATACCGCAAGAGCTGCGTGGACATGGTCATGAAGTGGCTGGTGCCTGAGAGCAGCGGCCGTTACGTCAACAGGATGACCAATGAGGCGCTGCACAAAG GGTGCTCACTGAAGGTTCTGGCGGACAGTGAGCGATACACGTGGATTGTGCTGTGA